A stretch of the Arthrobacter stackebrandtii genome encodes the following:
- a CDS encoding PadR family transcriptional regulator → MRELMRAAVRLHILHHAAEEDIHGAWMSAELANHGYTISPGTLYPTLHRMEDEGLLLSRPEVVDGRPRRVYRATEAGLNALDEGRRSIAELAAEVLPKPPEREHP, encoded by the coding sequence ATGCGTGAATTGATGCGTGCGGCGGTTCGGCTGCATATCTTGCACCATGCCGCCGAGGAAGACATCCACGGGGCCTGGATGTCGGCGGAACTGGCGAATCACGGATACACCATTTCCCCTGGAACCCTGTACCCGACGCTGCACCGGATGGAGGACGAGGGCTTGCTGCTCTCCCGACCAGAAGTGGTCGACGGGCGCCCGCGCCGGGTCTACCGGGCCACGGAGGCCGGCTTGAACGCACTGGATGAGGGCCGCCGGTCCATTGCCGAACTTGCCGCCGAAGTCCTCCCCAAACCTCCAGAAAGAGAACACCCATGA
- a CDS encoding APC family permease, producing the protein MSNPQALARRLGTFDAVVIGLGSMIGAGVFAAFTPAAAAAGSGLLIGLVVAAVVAFCNATSSAQLAAIYPTSGGTYIYGRERLGPWSGFLAGWGFVIGKTASAAAMAMTFAAYAAPAGWERPVAIAAVVLLATVNYHGVTRTAGLTRILIIGVIVALAIAVAASWGGSSPDPGKMLGDGLLAHGWYGILQSAGLLFFAFAGYARIATMGEEVRNPKRTIPRAIGIALAITVVIYAIIAVTLLATIGPEGVSGNPTPLAAAVANGSWAWAAPIVRVGAAVAALGALLALIAGLGRTSLAMAREHDLPHWLAAVHPRYKVPHRAEAALAVVICAVIAVADLRGAIGFSSFGVLIYYLVANIAAFTQPTTDRRYPKALQVIGALACVVLIATLPALSVGLGILMFAAGIILRLIRLRKNHHPNIQAP; encoded by the coding sequence ATGAGCAACCCCCAAGCCCTGGCTCGCCGGCTGGGCACTTTCGACGCCGTCGTGATCGGCCTCGGATCCATGATCGGGGCCGGAGTGTTCGCAGCCTTCACCCCGGCCGCGGCCGCGGCCGGTTCTGGCCTGCTGATCGGGCTCGTCGTTGCGGCCGTAGTGGCCTTTTGCAACGCGACGTCTTCCGCGCAACTCGCAGCGATCTATCCGACCTCGGGCGGGACATACATCTACGGCCGCGAACGTCTGGGGCCCTGGTCCGGCTTTCTGGCCGGGTGGGGATTCGTGATCGGCAAGACCGCCAGTGCAGCAGCCATGGCGATGACGTTTGCCGCCTATGCCGCCCCAGCCGGCTGGGAACGGCCGGTGGCGATCGCCGCCGTCGTGCTATTAGCAACAGTCAACTACCACGGAGTTACACGGACCGCGGGGCTGACACGGATCCTGATCATTGGCGTCATCGTAGCCCTGGCCATAGCCGTTGCCGCCAGTTGGGGCGGCTCATCACCAGATCCAGGGAAAATGCTGGGGGACGGGTTACTGGCACACGGCTGGTACGGGATCCTACAGTCCGCCGGGCTGTTGTTCTTCGCGTTTGCCGGCTACGCGCGCATCGCAACGATGGGCGAGGAGGTCCGCAACCCCAAGCGCACCATCCCACGCGCGATCGGGATCGCCCTGGCCATCACAGTCGTCATCTACGCCATCATCGCGGTGACGCTCCTGGCAACCATCGGACCCGAGGGAGTGTCCGGGAACCCCACACCCCTGGCAGCGGCCGTCGCGAACGGGTCCTGGGCCTGGGCTGCACCCATCGTCCGCGTGGGTGCGGCAGTGGCCGCACTCGGGGCGTTGCTGGCCCTCATTGCCGGGCTTGGCCGGACCAGCCTGGCCATGGCCCGCGAGCACGACCTACCGCACTGGCTAGCCGCCGTCCACCCCCGCTACAAAGTCCCGCACCGGGCCGAAGCCGCCCTAGCCGTGGTGATCTGCGCAGTCATAGCCGTCGCAGACCTGCGCGGCGCGATCGGATTCTCCTCCTTCGGCGTGCTCATCTACTACCTAGTAGCCAACATCGCCGCCTTCACCCAGCCCACCACGGACCGCCGCTACCCCAAAGCCCTCCAAGTGATCGGCGCACTGGCCTGCGTGGTCCTCATCGCAACCCTTCCGGCACTGTCGGTAGGGCTGGGCATCCTCATGTTCGCCGCCGGCATCATCCTGCGCCTCATCAGGCTGCGCAAAA